From the Microbacterium thalassium genome, one window contains:
- the allB gene encoding allantoinase AllB produces MTPGRSTEERTVIRAQRTWLDGGFRPAAVVIEGGMIAAVEPVGARIPRYDRAVIVPDDAVLLPGLVDSHVHVNEPGRTEWEGFRSATLAAAAGGVTTIVDMPLNSIPPTTTVEALEIKKAAAAASAYVDVGFWGGAVPENLGNLAPLHAAGVYGFKCFLAPSGVDEFGHLDGAQLEAALEEIAAIGSRLIVHAEDPDLLHEAGPLGRTYDAFLRSRPPASEASAIHSVIEGARRTGARAHILHLSDATSLPAIREAKASGVKLTVETCPHYLTIAAEEIPDGASEFKCCPPIRDDANRDLLWEGVLDGTIDAIVSDHSPSTVDLKRSGGGDFGLAWGGIAGLQVGLSAVWTEAQSRGIPFEALVPLFTTGPAGVAGLTDVGTIAPGAPAHLAVFGLDDAYPIDAHELLHKNPITAYDHRTLSGKVRRTWLHGTSVFDVTEGGPGEAPRFRGAAGGRLLSAAAEAVA; encoded by the coding sequence GTGACGCCTGGGCGCAGCACCGAAGAACGCACCGTCATCCGCGCGCAGCGGACGTGGCTGGACGGCGGCTTCCGCCCGGCCGCGGTCGTGATCGAGGGCGGGATGATCGCCGCCGTCGAACCGGTGGGCGCCCGCATCCCGCGCTATGACCGCGCCGTGATCGTGCCCGACGACGCGGTGCTGCTGCCGGGACTCGTGGATTCCCACGTGCACGTCAACGAGCCCGGGCGCACCGAGTGGGAGGGCTTCCGGTCGGCGACCCTCGCCGCCGCCGCGGGCGGGGTCACCACGATCGTCGACATGCCGCTGAACTCCATCCCCCCGACGACGACGGTCGAGGCCCTCGAGATCAAGAAGGCGGCGGCCGCGGCATCCGCCTACGTCGACGTCGGCTTCTGGGGCGGGGCCGTGCCCGAGAATCTCGGGAACCTCGCGCCGCTGCACGCAGCCGGCGTCTACGGCTTTAAGTGCTTCCTCGCGCCGTCGGGCGTCGACGAGTTCGGCCACCTCGACGGGGCGCAGCTGGAGGCCGCGCTCGAGGAGATCGCAGCGATCGGCTCGCGGCTGATCGTCCACGCCGAGGACCCGGACTTGCTGCACGAGGCGGGTCCCCTCGGGCGCACGTACGACGCGTTCCTGCGTTCGCGGCCGCCCGCCAGCGAGGCATCCGCCATCCACTCCGTCATCGAGGGCGCTCGGCGCACCGGCGCGCGCGCCCACATCCTGCACCTGAGCGACGCCACGTCGCTGCCGGCGATCCGCGAGGCCAAGGCATCCGGCGTGAAGCTGACCGTCGAGACGTGCCCGCACTACCTCACGATCGCCGCCGAGGAGATCCCCGACGGCGCGAGCGAGTTCAAGTGCTGCCCGCCGATCCGCGACGACGCGAACCGCGATCTGCTGTGGGAGGGGGTCCTCGACGGCACGATCGACGCGATCGTCAGCGACCACTCGCCGAGCACGGTCGACCTCAAGCGCTCGGGCGGCGGCGACTTCGGCCTCGCGTGGGGCGGCATCGCGGGGCTCCAGGTGGGGCTGTCGGCGGTGTGGACCGAGGCGCAGTCCCGCGGCATCCCGTTCGAGGCGCTCGTGCCGCTGTTCACGACGGGACCAGCCGGTGTCGCGGGTCTGACGGACGTGGGAACGATCGCGCCCGGAGCCCCCGCGCACCTGGCCGTCTTCGGCCTCGACGACGCGTACCCGATCGACGCGCACGAGCTGCTGCACAAGAACCCCATCACGGCGTACGACCACCGGACCCTCAGCGGCAAGGTCCGCCGCACGTGGCTGCACGGCACGTCGGTGTTCGATGTCACCGAAGGCGGACCCGGCGAGGCGCCGCGGTTCCGCGGCGCAGCCGGGGGCCGCCTGCTGTCGGCCGCGGCGGAGGCGGTCGCATGA
- the uraD gene encoding 2-oxo-4-hydroxy-4-carboxy-5-ureidoimidazoline decarboxylase: MRLDEFNEADAADARAVVAVWAAIPVWVEAIVAARPYSSVDALAEAAAMLAASWGRADLDAALAHHPRIGEKPAGSGAEAAASRSEQASMVDADASVADRIAAGNRAYEERFGRVFLIRAAGRAPDEMLTELERRLGNDDESEVAEACDQLAQIAMLRLRGAFAEG; the protein is encoded by the coding sequence GTGCGTCTGGACGAGTTCAACGAAGCGGATGCCGCGGACGCGCGCGCCGTCGTGGCGGTCTGGGCCGCGATCCCGGTGTGGGTCGAGGCCATCGTGGCCGCCCGGCCGTACTCGTCGGTCGACGCCCTCGCCGAGGCCGCGGCGATGCTCGCGGCGTCGTGGGGCCGTGCCGACCTCGACGCGGCGCTCGCCCACCACCCCCGCATCGGCGAGAAGCCCGCCGGCTCCGGCGCCGAGGCCGCCGCGTCGCGCAGCGAGCAGGCGAGCATGGTGGACGCCGACGCCTCGGTGGCGGACCGCATCGCCGCCGGCAACCGCGCGTACGAAGAGCGCTTCGGTCGGGTCTTCCTCATCCGCGCGGCCGGCCGCGCGCCCGACGAGATGCTCACCGAGCTCGAGAGGCGTCTCGGCAACGACGACGAGAGCGAGGTCGCCGAAGCCTGCGACCAGCTCGCCCAGATCGCGATGCTGCGCCTGCGCGGCGCCTTCGCGGAAGGATGA
- the uraH gene encoding hydroxyisourate hydrolase encodes MTHLTTHVLDASIGLPAQNVFVSLARHLRSGGAESVAEGFTDADGRLALGPDLLDPGMYALTFGTGAYFEARGVETFYPLVTITFTVEGDRHLHVPLLLSPFAYSTYRGS; translated from the coding sequence ATGACCCACCTCACCACCCACGTCCTCGACGCCTCGATCGGCCTGCCCGCGCAGAACGTCTTCGTCTCGCTCGCCCGGCACCTGCGCTCCGGCGGCGCCGAGAGTGTCGCCGAGGGCTTCACGGATGCCGACGGCCGCCTGGCGCTCGGCCCCGACCTGCTCGATCCGGGCATGTACGCGCTCACGTTCGGGACCGGAGCCTACTTCGAGGCCCGGGGCGTGGAGACGTTCTACCCTCTGGTCACGATCACCTTCACCGTCGAAGGCGACCGGCACCTGCACGTGCCGCTGCTGCTGAGCCCGTTCGCCTACTCCACCTACCGAGGGAGCTGA
- the hpxO gene encoding FAD-dependent urate hydroxylase HpxO, giving the protein MKVIVIGAGIGGTSAGIALRRLGHEVVIYDRMRENKPVGAALSLWSNGVKVLNWLGLADEVAALGGDMAYMSYLDGHTGETMCRFSLAPVTEMTGQKPYPVARADLQMLLMETFGLDDIHLGMQMTAVSESDGVVTATFADGSTDTADMLIGADGARSITRDYVTGAAEGGPKIERTYSGYTNFNGLIAQDDAIGPADQWTTHVAEGKRAAVMPVADGRFYFWFDVPQPDGLPYERSDGKAPLEAAFAGWAPAVQALIDAIDPAVSLNRVEIWDIDPFHTWVRGRVAILGDSAHNTAPDIGQGACSALEDSFALGIAVATNTVSVEDTLKRYEKIRAERAGELVERARKRGDETHAYDAEATAAWYESLRGSDGSGIIRGIVGNIVDSPVNLGVGTL; this is encoded by the coding sequence ATGAAGGTCATCGTCATCGGCGCCGGCATCGGCGGCACGAGCGCGGGCATCGCCCTCAGGCGACTCGGCCACGAGGTCGTCATCTACGACCGCATGCGCGAGAACAAGCCCGTGGGCGCCGCGCTGTCGCTGTGGTCCAACGGCGTCAAGGTCCTCAACTGGCTGGGCCTGGCCGACGAGGTCGCCGCGCTCGGCGGGGACATGGCGTACATGTCGTACCTCGACGGTCACACCGGCGAGACGATGTGCCGCTTCAGCCTGGCGCCGGTGACCGAGATGACCGGGCAGAAGCCGTATCCGGTCGCGCGCGCCGACCTGCAGATGCTGCTCATGGAGACCTTCGGCCTGGACGACATCCACCTCGGGATGCAGATGACGGCCGTCTCCGAGTCGGACGGCGTCGTCACCGCGACCTTCGCCGACGGCTCCACCGACACCGCCGACATGCTCATCGGCGCCGACGGGGCCCGCTCGATCACGCGCGACTACGTCACCGGGGCCGCGGAGGGCGGTCCGAAGATCGAGCGCACGTACTCGGGCTACACGAACTTCAACGGCCTCATCGCGCAGGACGATGCGATCGGCCCCGCCGACCAGTGGACGACGCACGTCGCCGAGGGCAAGCGCGCCGCGGTCATGCCCGTCGCCGACGGCCGGTTCTACTTCTGGTTCGACGTGCCGCAGCCCGACGGACTCCCCTACGAGCGGTCCGACGGCAAGGCGCCGCTCGAGGCGGCCTTCGCCGGGTGGGCGCCGGCCGTGCAGGCGCTCATCGACGCCATCGATCCGGCCGTCTCGCTCAACCGCGTCGAGATCTGGGACATCGACCCGTTCCACACGTGGGTCCGCGGTCGCGTCGCGATCCTCGGCGACAGCGCGCACAACACCGCACCCGACATCGGGCAGGGTGCCTGCTCGGCGCTCGAGGACTCGTTCGCGCTCGGCATCGCCGTGGCCACCAACACCGTCAGCGTCGAGGACACCCTCAAGCGCTACGAGAAGATCCGGGCCGAGCGCGCCGGCGAACTCGTGGAGCGCGCGCGCAAGCGCGGCGACGAGACGCACGCGTACGACGCCGAGGCGACCGCCGCCTGGTACGAGAGCCTGCGCGGCAGCGACGGCTCCGGCATCATCCGGGGCATCGTCGGCAACATCGTGGACAGTCCCGTCAACCTCGGCGTCGGCACCCTGTGA
- a CDS encoding zinc-binding metallopeptidase family protein, protein MQAFRCRVCDAKLFFENSVCVSCGTALGYSQAERAIVPVDDAGRYVDTDGLVWHVCRNLNLSGCTWLARLEGGACFSCALTRVRPNDADLDGLANFFPAERAKRHLLYELDRLGLEVRGKDDDPVGGLAFDLLSSTDEQVTIGHVDGVITIDLAEGDDAHREKVREQLDEPYRTMLGHFRHEVGHYFQWQLVVTDAETARFRELFGDERADYQAAIDRHYAEGAPADWKTSYISTYATMHPHEDFAETWAHLLHIYDTVDSAVSHGLIDADRVAGAADVRALVQDVWIPLSTALNVINRSMGKDDLYPFAIPTPVLDKLAFAASLLPARG, encoded by the coding sequence GTGCAGGCGTTCCGCTGCCGCGTGTGCGACGCGAAGCTGTTCTTCGAGAACTCGGTGTGCGTCTCATGCGGCACCGCTCTCGGCTACTCGCAGGCCGAGCGCGCGATCGTCCCGGTGGACGACGCCGGGCGCTACGTCGACACGGACGGCCTGGTGTGGCACGTGTGCCGCAACCTCAACCTGTCGGGCTGCACGTGGCTCGCGCGGCTCGAGGGGGGCGCGTGCTTCAGCTGCGCGCTCACGCGGGTGCGTCCCAACGACGCCGACCTCGACGGGCTCGCCAACTTCTTCCCCGCCGAGCGCGCCAAGCGGCATCTGCTGTACGAGCTGGACCGTCTCGGACTCGAGGTACGCGGCAAGGACGACGATCCCGTCGGCGGCCTCGCGTTCGATCTGCTGTCGAGCACGGACGAGCAGGTGACGATCGGCCACGTCGACGGCGTCATCACGATCGACCTCGCCGAGGGCGACGACGCGCACCGCGAGAAGGTGCGCGAGCAGCTCGACGAGCCCTACCGCACGATGCTCGGGCACTTCCGCCACGAGGTCGGCCACTACTTCCAGTGGCAGCTGGTCGTGACGGATGCCGAGACCGCCCGGTTCCGGGAGCTCTTCGGCGACGAGCGCGCCGACTACCAGGCCGCGATCGACCGCCACTACGCCGAGGGCGCTCCGGCGGACTGGAAGACCTCGTACATCTCGACCTACGCCACGATGCATCCGCACGAGGACTTCGCCGAGACGTGGGCGCACCTGCTCCACATCTACGACACGGTCGACTCGGCGGTCTCGCACGGTCTGATCGACGCCGACCGCGTCGCCGGGGCGGCCGACGTGCGCGCGCTCGTGCAGGATGTCTGGATCCCGCTGTCGACCGCTCTCAACGTCATCAACCGGTCGATGGGCAAGGACGACCTGTATCCGTTCGCGATCCCGACCCCCGTCCTCGACAAGCTCGCGTTCGCGGCCTCGCTGCTGCCGGCGCGCGGCTGA
- a CDS encoding transglutaminase family protein: MKYLLSHRTHYVYDKPVRNSLGVHHLRPRQLPWQQVASHAVSLDPLPADFTPDVDYYGNAVTYYHVTAPHTELVIDAASEVTVDTPVYDPAALAMPWESVRPLEDPTLPGAWAAAEFALESPRVTHTAEAAEYAAQSLHPGRPIGEAATDLMQRIHRDFDYDTKATTVTSTVADAMRKRAGVCQDFAHVALACLRSHGLAARYVSGYLATQPPPGKERVVGADASHAWLAVWLPGSGEWLAIDPTNNQWANDRYITVAWGRDYGDVSPVRGIIWSKAKKSTLRVSVDVAPDERP, from the coding sequence ATGAAGTACCTCCTGAGCCACCGCACGCACTACGTGTACGACAAGCCGGTCCGCAACAGCCTCGGCGTCCACCACCTGCGCCCGCGGCAGCTGCCGTGGCAGCAGGTCGCCTCGCACGCCGTCTCCCTCGACCCGCTCCCGGCCGACTTCACGCCCGACGTCGACTATTACGGCAACGCCGTGACGTACTACCACGTGACCGCTCCGCACACCGAGCTCGTCATCGACGCCGCGAGCGAGGTAACCGTCGACACCCCGGTGTACGACCCGGCAGCGCTCGCGATGCCGTGGGAGAGCGTCCGGCCGCTCGAGGATCCCACCCTGCCGGGGGCGTGGGCGGCCGCGGAGTTCGCGCTGGAGTCGCCCCGCGTGACCCACACGGCCGAGGCCGCCGAGTACGCGGCGCAGTCGCTGCATCCGGGCCGTCCCATCGGCGAGGCGGCGACCGACCTCATGCAGCGCATCCACCGCGACTTCGACTACGACACGAAGGCGACCACCGTCACCAGCACGGTGGCCGACGCCATGCGCAAGCGCGCCGGGGTGTGCCAGGACTTCGCGCACGTGGCGCTGGCGTGCCTGCGCAGTCACGGTCTCGCCGCCCGCTACGTCAGCGGGTATCTGGCGACCCAGCCGCCGCCCGGCAAGGAGCGGGTCGTCGGGGCGGATGCCTCGCACGCGTGGCTGGCGGTGTGGCTGCCGGGCTCCGGGGAGTGGCTCGCGATCGACCCCACCAACAACCAGTGGGCGAACGACCGCTACATCACCGTGGCGTGGGGCCGCGACTACGGCGACGTGTCGCCGGTGCGCGGCATCATCTGGTCGAAGGCGAAGAAGTCGACGCTGCGCGTGTCCGTCGACGTCGCTCCGGACGAGAGGCCCTGA
- a CDS encoding circularly permuted type 2 ATP-grasp protein, which translates to MSVLHEYAADLTQATLPLNGGPAGPMTRFDEVIGPEGTLRPAWKGLASAAVTLTQTEVARLVREIASTLADDGVTYAHRGGPRPWRLDPLPLVFDAASWSRIEVGLAQRAELLNAIMTDLYGDQRLLSEGVIPAPAVFAHPGFVRAIARPSVADPHPLLLTGTDLGRDADGEWRVLADRVQAPSGLGYAMENRLVISRLLPDLYHEADLHRIDPYFVVLRDALLQCAPSDDPDPRVVVLSPGTHSETAYDQAFIATTLGFPLVQGDDLVVHDGSVWIKPPRWPHAKPVDRVDVILRRVDAEWCDPLELRGNSQLGVAGLVEAVRRGTVHVVNGIGAGVLENPALLPFLPAACERLLGEQLRLPATPAWWCGDRDGLERVLSQLRRDPEAIIVRTLDGVSAGDDLTPDELAVRIRAHPYRYVGLARLPLSQAPVWRSGGVAEARPLVLRAFSVRYGSAYRTLAGGMATARDDDGVPHTKDVWVLKSDPSEPDQGLPGPSPLAMVPSIPALAPRALADMFWAGRYAERAEDLLRLVVSTQGLLERDGRRAASAAWALQGILQRLSGTRWMSSADELRSLLVDADRAGSAAHALAGMRGALEGVRDQLSGDTWRVFSIADRAMEAARDSTHPPQIAESAERMLSGILSLYGVTSNMIRDTGWHMIEAGRYLERALQLCILLEATTSTDAAGAADRQVLDGVLLAAESLVTHRRRYRGYGRTRSIFDLLLKDLDNPRSLAFALEQVKVHLEAMPDSTGSTRPERLRDALGEALEAVDVAGLSAETDGRRPALAEFLAESAKSLRRLADAIAELHFEGGPPAVQMSSLALVEEMGRA; encoded by the coding sequence GTGAGCGTCCTGCACGAGTACGCGGCGGATCTGACCCAGGCGACGCTGCCGCTGAACGGCGGGCCTGCCGGCCCGATGACGCGCTTCGACGAGGTCATCGGGCCCGAGGGGACGCTCCGCCCGGCGTGGAAGGGCCTCGCCTCGGCGGCCGTGACGCTGACGCAGACCGAAGTCGCGCGCCTCGTGCGCGAGATCGCGAGCACGCTCGCAGACGACGGCGTGACGTACGCCCACCGCGGCGGGCCGCGCCCGTGGCGACTCGACCCGCTGCCGCTCGTCTTCGACGCGGCATCATGGAGCCGCATCGAGGTGGGACTGGCGCAGCGCGCCGAGCTGCTGAACGCCATCATGACCGACCTGTACGGCGACCAGCGGCTGCTGTCGGAGGGCGTGATCCCGGCGCCCGCGGTGTTCGCGCACCCCGGGTTCGTGCGCGCGATCGCCCGACCGAGCGTGGCCGACCCGCATCCGCTGCTGCTGACCGGCACCGACCTCGGGCGCGACGCCGACGGCGAGTGGCGCGTGCTCGCCGACCGCGTGCAGGCTCCGTCGGGTCTCGGGTACGCGATGGAGAACCGGCTGGTGATCTCGCGACTCCTGCCGGACCTGTACCACGAGGCGGATCTGCACCGCATCGACCCGTACTTCGTCGTGCTGCGCGACGCCCTGCTGCAGTGCGCGCCGAGCGACGACCCCGACCCGCGCGTGGTGGTCCTCTCGCCCGGAACGCACTCCGAGACCGCGTACGACCAGGCGTTCATCGCCACGACGCTCGGCTTCCCGCTCGTGCAGGGCGACGACCTCGTCGTCCACGACGGAAGCGTGTGGATCAAGCCGCCGCGCTGGCCGCACGCCAAGCCCGTCGACCGCGTCGACGTCATCCTGCGCCGCGTCGACGCGGAGTGGTGCGACCCGCTCGAGCTGCGCGGCAACTCGCAGCTGGGCGTCGCGGGCCTCGTCGAGGCGGTGCGCCGCGGCACGGTGCACGTCGTCAACGGCATCGGCGCCGGCGTGCTCGAGAACCCCGCCCTGCTGCCGTTCCTGCCCGCCGCGTGCGAGCGGCTGCTGGGAGAGCAGCTGCGGCTGCCCGCCACGCCCGCGTGGTGGTGCGGCGATCGCGACGGTCTCGAGCGGGTCCTCTCGCAGCTGCGCCGCGACCCCGAGGCGATCATCGTCCGCACGCTCGACGGCGTCTCGGCCGGGGACGACCTGACGCCCGACGAGCTCGCCGTCCGCATCCGCGCGCATCCCTACCGGTACGTCGGGCTCGCGCGCCTGCCGCTGTCGCAGGCGCCGGTGTGGCGCTCCGGCGGCGTCGCCGAGGCCCGCCCGCTGGTGCTGCGCGCATTCTCGGTGCGGTACGGCTCCGCCTACCGCACGCTCGCCGGCGGCATGGCCACGGCGCGCGACGACGACGGCGTGCCGCACACCAAGGACGTGTGGGTCCTCAAATCCGACCCCTCCGAGCCCGATCAGGGCCTGCCCGGTCCGTCGCCGCTGGCGATGGTCCCGTCCATCCCGGCGCTGGCGCCTCGCGCGCTCGCCGACATGTTCTGGGCCGGCCGCTACGCGGAGCGCGCCGAGGACCTGCTGCGGCTCGTCGTCTCGACGCAGGGTCTGCTCGAGCGCGACGGACGCCGCGCCGCGAGTGCGGCGTGGGCGCTCCAGGGCATCCTGCAGCGGCTGTCGGGCACCCGCTGGATGTCGTCGGCCGACGAGCTGCGCTCGCTCCTGGTCGACGCCGACCGGGCGGGATCGGCGGCACATGCCCTCGCGGGAATGCGCGGCGCCCTCGAGGGCGTGCGCGACCAGCTCTCGGGCGACACGTGGCGCGTCTTCAGCATCGCCGACCGCGCCATGGAGGCCGCGCGCGACTCGACGCATCCGCCGCAGATCGCCGAATCGGCCGAGCGCATGCTCAGCGGCATCCTGTCGCTGTACGGCGTGACGTCGAACATGATCCGCGACACCGGCTGGCACATGATCGAGGCCGGGCGATACCTCGAGCGTGCGCTGCAGCTGTGCATCCTGCTCGAGGCGACGACCTCGACGGATGCCGCCGGCGCCGCCGACCGCCAGGTGCTCGACGGCGTGCTGCTGGCGGCCGAGAGCCTCGTGACGCACCGCCGTCGCTACCGCGGCTACGGCCGGACCCGCAGCATCTTCGATCTGCTGCTGAAGGACCTCGACAACCCCCGCTCGCTCGCCTTCGCGCTCGAGCAGGTGAAGGTCCACCTCGAGGCGATGCCGGATTCGACCGGGTCGACCCGCCCCGAGCGCCTGCGCGACGCGCTCGGCGAGGCCCTCGAAGCCGTCGACGTCGCCGGGCTGTCGGCCGAGACCGACGGTCGCCGGCCGGCGCTGGCCGAATTCCTCGCCGAGTCGGCGAAGAGCCTGCGGCGCCTCGCCGACGCGATCGCCGAGCTGCACTTCGAGGGCGGACCGCCCGCCGTGCAGATGTCGTCGCTGGCGCTGGTCGAGGAGATGGGGCGGGCATGA